The DNA sequence ttttattggcAGCCAGAGAGTCAAAGATAATAAGACACAATCAACTTAATCATAGTTaccaatacatttttcagttcatataaagtaaaagtgatagaacaaccacaacaacaaaaaaacatgaaacaaacacatacagaggcGATCAGTCTGGGTTACATatacaataaatcaatgaatttaGTGGGGAAGGAAAacgagaacaaaaaaaaaacgttcatTTTTATAGTCTATTCAACCCCAGATAGTCAGTGGGAGGATTTTACACCTTTCCATATGTACCTTGATGTCATTAATTAGGTTTTTCGAATGATTTCCAAGTTACACCAAGATAACACATTCCCTCAGGAGACCATTTGAATGGCAAACCAATAATCTGTGATTTAAGGCAGCAAACATTTAAAGGTTGCGCTTCAGATTTGTCCCAGTTCACCTTATAACCTGAAATGGAGCCAAAATCTTCCACCGTGTCCAAAATACATCTAAGAGAGGTGGGTGGGTCAGATACTGTCAACAATATGTCATCTGCAAAAACACTTAGATTTAATTCTGTTACGGGGCTGGAACACCTTTAATATTATGGTTATTTCTGATTGAAATGGCCAGAGGTTCTAATAATAAGATAAACAGCAAAGAGCTCAAATTACACCCTTGCTGGGTCCCACGGTTAAGATGAAATTGATTCAAAATTATACTTAATGAAGTCGGGACCAAATCCAAGTTCATACCGTGTTTTGAACAGATAGGGCCATTCAATGTGGTCGAACACTTTTTTGATGTCCAACGATACCACAACAGCTAGAGTGACCGATGAGTTGGCAAAGTACATTATATGAAATAACTCACGCATGGTATCTGCAATTTGCCTTCATTTTACAAATCCAATTTGATCTGTGTGAATAAGTTTAGAAATAATTCCCTTGAACCATAAAGGCTCCTTATTTGTTTCGACACGTCTGAAGCTTGAAATGCTGCTTTGGCTCAGGATGAGATTCTGACGCTCAGCTGTTTTGTCACGAATGCTTCAAAGTTGATCATTAACTGTGTGAGACGACTATTATACAGCAGCTTGAATCTTTATGAGAGTTCAGTTTGATCACTCCCGACTGTCCGTCAGCTGTTTTTAACAGAATCAGAGAAATATCAGCAAAGCCTGAGGAGCCAAGAGATATTTGACAACTACAAACTTTGATGTTTTCAAGAGTGGAGCAGGTTTTAACTGAGGCTCTGTTGTAAAAGAGGAGACAAAGTTCAGGttgacagagctgctcctcgTCCTGGAGGGAGTCACAGCTCCATCagccctccctcttcttcctcctctcacacagcagctccactctgtcactAGATTTCCTTGTTCCCTCCCCTTCAGATCTACAGTCTGTGGATGGGCGTAACTGAGCTGACAGGTTTCATTCGCtgcacaaacacttcctgttcagatCAGAGCTCAGACTAGTTGCAGTTATCAGGAAGTGAAACTCAGACGGTCGTTGACACTGAGAGGTGAAATGGAGCAGAAAGCAGTTCAGCTGGACCGAGAGACTTTCTCTTGTTCCGTCTGTttggatctactgaaggatccggtgacgactccctgtggacacagctactgcaagaactgtattaaagaccactgggacacagaggatgagaggaggatctacagctgccctcagtgcaggaagagcttcacaccgaggcctgagctgctgaaaaacaccatgttagcagctttagtggaacagctgaagaaaactggactccaagctgctgctgctgatctctgctatgctggagctgaagatgtggcctgtgatgtctgcactgggaggaaactgagagctgTCAAGTCCTGTCTGTTCTGTATGATTTCTTTCTGTGAGAAACACATCCAGCCTCACTTTGAAATCCCTGCTTATGGaaaacacaagctggtggagccgtcagagaagctccaggagaacatctgctctcgtcacgatgaggtgatgaagattttctgccgtactgatcagcagtgtatctgtaTTTTGTGCTCCATGGACGAACATAAAggccacgacacagtgtcagctgcagcagagaggactgagaggcagagagagctggaggggagtcgacacaacatccagcagagaatccaggacagagaggaagatgtgaagctgcttcaacaggaggtggaggccatcaatggctctgctgataaagcagtggagcacagtgagaagatcttcacccagctgatccgtctcatggaggaaagacgctctgatgtgaagcagcaggtcagatcccagcaggaaactgaagtgagtcgagtcaaagagcttcaggagaagctggagcaggagatcactgagctgaagaggaaagacgctgagctgaagaagctctcacacacagaggatcacaaccagtttctacacaactacccctcactgtcagcactcagtgagtctacacactcatccagcatcaacatccgtcctctcaagtactttgaggatgtgacagcagctgtgtcagagctcagagacaaactacaggacgtcctgaaagacacatggaccaacatctcactgacagtgatgaaagtggatgttttactgtcaaacccacaaccagagccgaagaccagagctgacttcTTAAGATATTCACgtgaaatcacactggatccaaacacagcaaacacacagctgttattatctgaggggaacagaaaagcaacataCACGAGACAACAACAGTCTTATTCTGatcatccagacagattcactTGGTGGCTTCAGGTCCTgagtagagagagtctgactggacgttgttactgggaggtggagaggagaggagaagtttATGTAGCAGTCGCATACAAGAATATCAGCAGAGCAGGGGACTCAGATGAATGTAGATTTGGATACAATGACAAATCTTGGAGGTTAGATTGTTACACAGACAGTTATAAGTTTTATCACAACAAAGTCCAAACTCCCGTCTCAGGTCGTCggtcctccagagttggagtgtacctggatcacagtgcaggtattctgtccttctacagcgtctctgacaccatgactctcctccacagagtccagaccacattcactcagccgctctGTGCTGGACTTCAGTTTGGATGGTTTTCTGAATCCGCTGTGTTCAGTAAACTCAAATAGTCTGAAGTCATTTCAGGGTCAGTgggttaaattgtgtgtttcattccttcagacttgttgtgtttccatcattgttgctgagagctgattgttgtggcatttcttcactgcacacagatcaacctgtcaatcaaacactgtgggCGGTACTTTGACGCcttcttgttgttctgtaaatgttggacTTTCTTCAGGCGGcgctccttcctgtgtctgttcagccACGGAGGCTCTCGCTGCTCCTgatgacttcacttcacatgaTCATAATCAATAAGGAGATGCTTCATTATTTGCTTGTACATAGCTGAgattctgctccaacacactgactgtgtggatgaagtgaatctgATCATGAAATCACTGAACAAGAGCGGTTTAACAGACTTTACTGACGGGacgtgtgaacaaactgaagctttaaatcatgaataaacaaacatgaacaaagtctTTTCTCCTCGTCTTCATTCAGGGTTTCATACAGAGCTGACGGAGAACATGTCAAACTAACATGAGAGTTCATAACTAGAAGAATATGTTTTACTCATGATACAAAATGATCCTGACTTCATGTTATAAAACAATAAGAGCaataaaatataagataaaacattcagaaatcaaTGATCTGGTTCGTCATTTCAATTTTTATTGGCAGCCAGAGAGTCAAAGATAATAAGACACAATCAACTTAATCATAGTTaccaatacatttttcagttcatataaagtaaaagtgataaaacaacaacaacaaaaaaacctggcaaaacctaaataaacataaaacaaacacatacagaggcGATCAGTCTGGGTTACATatacaataaatcaatgaatttaGTGGGGAAGGAAAACGAGaacaaaaagatgaacaaaaaaaaacagtgtggtgATGTACAGAAATCATCTGTATCTCAGCAGCTCAATGGGAGCCGATACAATCTGTAAACAGTTACACAGCAGGCGTGTACAGGCTGATTGAACTCAAACCCAACCAGAAGCTTCAGGATCTTTCAGGGTCGTCTGGAGAGAGGGTAACCTGCGTATCATGTTAATTATTTCTCTCCATAAGAGACAATGTTCCTCATTACACCTTTCCAGAAGATTAGCAGCAGCTCCCTCCATAGAAATTGTCTCTAGGAACGTTTGCAGCCATCTTCCTTTTTCTGGTGGTCCGCGTCCTTCCAGTTAGTAGCCACGAGTCTTTTGGCCGTCATACATCCGGTTATTATAatttgtttgttatatttggGCCATGCTCCCTTGTCCATGTAGCTCAGTAGACATCATGTCTACTGGCAGAGAGAtggatattttcaaaagatggaaagacagaaaagctgaagagggctgaaagagtttaacaag is a window from the Acanthopagrus latus isolate v.2019 chromosome 5, fAcaLat1.1, whole genome shotgun sequence genome containing:
- the LOC119019282 gene encoding tripartite motif-containing protein 16-like is translated as MEQKAVQLDRETFSCSVCLDLLKDPVTTPCGHSYCKNCIKDHWDTEDERRIYSCPQCRKSFTPRPELLKNTMLAALVEQLKKTGLQAAAADLCYAGAEDVACDVCTGRKLRAVKSCLFCMISFCEKHIQPHFEIPAYGKHKLVEPSEKLQENICSRHDEVMKIFCRTDQQCICILCSMDEHKGHDTVSAAAERTERQRELEGSRHNIQQRIQDREEDVKLLQQEVEAINGSADKAVEHSEKIFTQLIRLMEERRSDVKQQVRSQQETEVSRVKELQEKLEQEITELKRKDAELKKLSHTEDHNQFLHNYPSLSALSESTHSSSINIRPLKYFEDVTAAVSELRDKLQDVLKDTWTNISLTVMKVDVLLSNPQPEPKTRADFLRYSREITLDPNTANTQLLLSEGNRKATYTRQQQSYSDHPDRFTWWLQVLSRESLTGRCYWEVERRGEVYVAVAYKNISRAGDSDECRFGYNDKSWRLDCYTDSYKFYHNKVQTPVSGRRSSRVGVYLDHSAGILSFYSVSDTMTLLHRVQTTFTQPLCAGLQFGWFSESAVFSKLK